One segment of Halalkalicoccus tibetensis DNA contains the following:
- the proS gene encoding proline--tRNA ligase → MSDDQELGITESKEHSPGEWYAEVVRKAKLADYAPMGGFIVTRPRGYALWEAIQDRLDGWFKETGVQNAYFPLFIPESYLEREKDVVEGFDPEVAWVTQGGHDELEERLAVRPTSESIIAPFLSQWIRSHRDLPLRVNQWCSVVRWEATETKPFFRTKEFLWQEGHTAHRDEADAWDETMTRLEQYEKVYEDVLAIPVMRGRKPDHDKFPGADTTTTVEALMPDGKSVQGGTSHHLGQSFAEAFDITFVDEDEEETVAHTTSWGLSWRAIGALIMTHSDDQGLVLPPTVAPEQVVIVPIWGEENREEVLEYGEGIAAELEEAGFRVEFDDRDERNPGFKFNEWELLGTPLRLEIGPNEVADGEATAVHRPDGEKSVEDREGIAESVQEHLDTVYAKLYAAAEENLEENVRDAESREEILGTIGRFGGYVRAPWCGKEECETAIKDEIAAEIVMVPMEGDDPDGECAICGEGAEETAYFAKSY, encoded by the coding sequence TGAGCGACGACCAGGAGCTCGGCATCACCGAGTCCAAGGAGCACAGCCCCGGCGAGTGGTACGCCGAGGTCGTCCGCAAGGCGAAGCTCGCCGATTACGCCCCCATGGGCGGGTTCATCGTCACCCGCCCGCGGGGCTACGCGCTGTGGGAGGCGATCCAGGACCGGCTGGACGGCTGGTTCAAGGAGACGGGCGTCCAGAACGCCTACTTCCCGCTTTTCATCCCCGAGAGCTACCTCGAGCGCGAGAAGGACGTCGTCGAGGGGTTCGACCCCGAGGTCGCGTGGGTCACCCAGGGCGGCCACGACGAGTTAGAGGAGCGCCTCGCCGTGCGCCCGACCAGCGAGTCGATCATCGCCCCCTTCCTGAGCCAGTGGATCCGCAGTCACCGCGACCTGCCCCTGCGAGTGAACCAGTGGTGTTCCGTGGTTCGGTGGGAGGCAACCGAGACGAAACCGTTCTTCCGCACGAAGGAGTTCCTCTGGCAGGAGGGCCACACCGCCCACCGCGACGAGGCCGACGCCTGGGACGAGACGATGACCCGCCTCGAACAGTACGAGAAGGTCTACGAGGACGTGCTCGCGATCCCGGTGATGCGCGGGAGAAAGCCCGACCACGACAAGTTCCCCGGCGCGGACACGACTACTACTGTGGAGGCGCTGATGCCCGACGGCAAGTCGGTCCAGGGGGGGACGAGCCACCACCTGGGTCAGTCGTTCGCCGAGGCGTTCGACATCACGTTCGTCGACGAGGACGAGGAGGAGACCGTCGCCCACACCACCTCGTGGGGCCTTTCATGGAGAGCGATCGGCGCGCTGATCATGACCCACTCGGACGACCAGGGGCTCGTCCTCCCGCCGACGGTCGCCCCCGAACAGGTCGTGATCGTCCCGATCTGGGGGGAGGAGAACCGCGAGGAAGTGCTGGAGTACGGCGAGGGGATCGCCGCCGAGCTCGAGGAGGCGGGCTTTCGCGTCGAGTTCGACGACCGCGACGAGCGCAACCCGGGCTTCAAGTTCAACGAGTGGGAGCTGCTCGGCACCCCGCTGCGCCTCGAAATCGGCCCCAACGAAGTCGCGGACGGCGAGGCGACGGCCGTCCACCGTCCCGACGGCGAGAAGAGCGTCGAGGACCGCGAGGGGATCGCAGAGAGCGTCCAGGAACACCTCGACACCGTCTACGCGAAGCTGTACGCGGCCGCCGAGGAGAACCTCGAGGAGAACGTCCGGGACGCGGAAAGCCGCGAGGAGATCCTCGGGACGATCGGCCGCTTCGGCGGCTACGTCCGCGCGCCGTGGTGCGGCAAGGAGGAGTGCGAGACGGCGATCAAGGACGAGATCGCCGCCGAGATCGTGATGGTTCCGATGGAGGGCGACGATCCCGACGGCGAATGTGCGATCTGTGGGGAGGGTGCGGAGGAGACGGCCTACTTCGCGAAGTCCTACTGA
- the gltB gene encoding glutamate synthase large subunit, translating into MTNHASGTTTQRGLADPTDERSNCGVGVVMDLDGGADNGVVADGLELLSNLEHRGTTGAEEATGDGAGVLLQRPDEFFAEVLGHELPETYAVGSLFFPQDDDARESLQELVVETLADQGLEVFAWRDVPTDATEIGRTARDAEPDVRQCFVEAEGLSEEEFDRALYVGRRAIENAVSRPAEGESEEDEPHRDVVAREDGEGFYVCSLDRKTVVYKGLLKGEQVPQYYPDLTDERVKSTFVMVHERFSTNTLGAWHLAHPYRNIIHNGEINTIQGNINWMRARETDIAHEELETEAIKPIIDDPEQSDTASVDNALELLLEGGRDLPHALRMLIPEAWRDEANDLPEERQAWYDFHANLIEPWDGPALVAATDGDRVGAVLDRNGFRPCRYDITSDNTLYMASEAGAVDVDPSRIEERGRLQPGQLFLADPEEGRVIPDAEVFDGLVDEKYGEWVAENQVNVNELSNDLVNQGSTDELPRPDDLSLSELDGDLRSLQATFGYTHDELDNLLEPMAKKGKDPVGSMGDDTPLSVLSDFNRPLFSYFKQLFAQVTNPPLDYIREELVTSMESRLGYQRNLLDESPAHARQLVVDSPILSDRQTAEAKALERDGLSSATIDVTYDPDEELEGAVERVRDDAVEAIESGTEILVLSDRATSPDRVAIPSLLATGAVHHHLVRNGLRNHAGLVVESGDPRTVHQVATLVGYGAGAVNPYLAYRTIADVVAGPDGASEAAAVAGYIGALEDGLLKVMSKMGISTVESYQGAQIFEAVGLDSDFVAEYFEGTEARTEGIGIEEIEEDLLARHAVGFGDDPDIERQGEFENRSGGIHHQWNPETVGKLQQAVRAGDYERYGEFAELINDQHEELQTLRGLLEFDSNGRESIPIEEVEPVEEIVTRFSTAAMSLGSLSPEAHENNSIAMNRIGGKSNSGEGGEPPERFGTDKECNVKQVASGRFGVTSEYLSSADELQIKMAQGSKPGEGGNLPGEKVNEMIADVRYATPGVGLISPPPLHDIYSIEDLKQLIHDLKAANEEADINVKLVSEAGIGTIAAGVAKANADVVHISGHSGGTGASPRTSIKHAGLPWELGLAEANQMLHATGLRSRIRVSADGGMKTGRDVAVAALLGAEEYIFGTASLVTSGCVMARQCHNNTCPVGVATQAMKLRERFPGQPDHVINYMTFIAQELREIMAELGFETVEEMVGKVEHLTQREDVSQPKARKLDLSTVLAEPAGDEYTKTREQTHEIDEQLDHELIDAAEPALADREPVAIDTAISNVDRAVGAMLSNRVSKSYGGEGLADDTISVGLSGTAGQSFGAFLASGISMHLTGTANDYVGKGLSGGKIVVDTPENASYAAAENIAVGNVALYGATDGELYVNGQAGERFGVRNSGVKAVVEGVGDHGCEYMTGGVVAVLGETGKNFAAGMSGGVAYVLDEPGNFEERTNTGMVTLSRDLGERDERMLRRLVENHAAYTDSERANEILEEWDEYVGRFVKVMPDAYSEVLEQGAEDVRDSPPARPESTDPTAAGGVSAD; encoded by the coding sequence ATGACCAACCACGCTAGCGGGACGACTACCCAACGTGGGCTTGCGGACCCGACGGACGAGCGATCGAACTGCGGCGTCGGGGTCGTGATGGACCTCGATGGGGGGGCTGACAACGGGGTCGTCGCGGACGGGCTGGAGCTGCTGAGCAACCTCGAACATCGGGGGACGACGGGCGCCGAGGAGGCGACGGGCGACGGGGCGGGGGTACTGCTCCAGCGGCCCGACGAGTTCTTCGCCGAGGTACTGGGCCACGAGCTGCCCGAGACCTACGCGGTCGGGTCGCTGTTCTTCCCGCAGGACGACGACGCGCGCGAGTCGCTCCAGGAGCTCGTAGTAGAGACGCTCGCCGACCAGGGTCTGGAGGTCTTCGCGTGGCGCGACGTCCCGACGGACGCGACCGAGATCGGACGGACCGCCCGCGACGCCGAACCCGACGTCCGGCAGTGTTTCGTCGAGGCGGAGGGACTCTCGGAGGAGGAATTCGACCGCGCGCTGTACGTGGGTCGGCGGGCCATCGAGAACGCCGTCAGCCGGCCGGCGGAGGGAGAAAGCGAGGAGGACGAACCCCACCGGGACGTCGTCGCCCGCGAGGACGGCGAGGGGTTCTACGTCTGCTCGCTCGACCGCAAGACGGTCGTCTACAAGGGCCTGCTGAAGGGCGAGCAAGTACCGCAGTACTACCCCGATCTGACCGACGAGCGCGTGAAGTCGACGTTCGTGATGGTCCACGAGCGCTTCTCGACGAACACGCTGGGCGCGTGGCATCTCGCCCACCCATATAGGAACATCATCCACAACGGCGAGATCAACACGATCCAGGGCAACATCAACTGGATGCGCGCCCGCGAAACCGACATCGCCCACGAGGAGCTCGAGACCGAGGCGATCAAGCCGATCATCGACGACCCCGAGCAGTCAGACACCGCGAGCGTGGACAACGCCCTCGAGCTGCTGCTGGAGGGCGGGCGCGACCTGCCCCACGCGCTGCGGATGCTGATCCCCGAGGCGTGGCGCGACGAGGCCAACGACCTCCCCGAGGAGCGCCAGGCGTGGTACGACTTCCACGCGAACCTGATCGAGCCGTGGGACGGCCCCGCGCTCGTGGCCGCGACGGACGGCGACCGGGTCGGCGCGGTGCTCGACCGCAACGGCTTCCGGCCGTGTCGCTACGACATCACGAGCGACAACACGCTCTACATGGCCAGCGAGGCCGGCGCGGTCGACGTCGACCCGAGCCGGATCGAGGAGCGCGGCCGGCTCCAGCCCGGCCAGCTGTTCCTCGCGGATCCCGAGGAGGGGCGGGTCATCCCCGACGCGGAGGTCTTCGACGGGCTCGTCGACGAGAAGTACGGGGAATGGGTCGCCGAGAACCAGGTGAACGTCAACGAGCTCTCGAACGACCTCGTGAACCAGGGCTCGACCGACGAGCTGCCCCGTCCCGACGACCTGAGCCTCTCGGAGCTCGACGGCGACCTGCGGAGCCTGCAGGCCACCTTCGGCTACACCCACGACGAGCTCGACAACCTGCTCGAGCCGATGGCGAAGAAGGGCAAGGACCCCGTGGGCTCGATGGGCGACGACACCCCGCTGTCGGTGCTCTCCGATTTCAACCGGCCGCTCTTTTCGTACTTCAAGCAGCTGTTCGCGCAGGTGACCAACCCGCCGCTCGACTACATCCGCGAGGAGCTGGTCACCTCGATGGAGAGCCGGCTGGGCTACCAGCGCAACCTGCTCGACGAGTCGCCCGCGCACGCCCGCCAGCTCGTCGTCGACTCGCCGATCCTCTCCGACCGCCAGACTGCGGAGGCCAAGGCCCTCGAGCGCGACGGGCTCTCGAGCGCGACGATCGACGTCACCTACGACCCCGACGAGGAGCTCGAGGGCGCGGTCGAGAGAGTGCGCGACGACGCGGTCGAGGCGATCGAATCGGGCACCGAGATCCTCGTGCTCTCCGATCGGGCGACGAGTCCCGACCGGGTCGCGATCCCGAGCCTGCTGGCGACGGGGGCGGTTCACCACCACCTCGTGCGAAACGGGCTTCGCAACCACGCCGGCCTCGTCGTCGAGTCGGGCGATCCTCGTACGGTACACCAGGTCGCGACGCTGGTGGGCTACGGCGCGGGCGCGGTCAACCCCTACCTGGCATACCGCACGATCGCGGACGTCGTCGCGGGCCCGGACGGCGCGAGCGAGGCCGCGGCGGTCGCGGGCTACATCGGCGCGCTGGAGGACGGCCTGCTGAAGGTGATGTCGAAGATGGGCATCTCGACGGTTGAAAGCTACCAGGGCGCCCAGATCTTCGAGGCCGTCGGACTGGACTCGGACTTCGTCGCGGAGTACTTCGAGGGCACCGAGGCGCGCACGGAGGGGATCGGCATCGAGGAGATCGAGGAGGACCTGCTCGCGCGCCACGCCGTGGGCTTCGGCGACGACCCCGACATCGAGCGCCAGGGCGAGTTCGAGAACCGCTCGGGGGGGATCCACCACCAGTGGAACCCCGAGACGGTCGGCAAGCTCCAGCAGGCGGTCCGCGCGGGCGACTACGAGCGCTACGGGGAGTTCGCCGAGCTGATCAACGACCAGCACGAGGAGCTCCAGACCCTTCGAGGGCTCCTGGAGTTCGATTCGAACGGGAGGGAATCGATCCCGATCGAGGAGGTCGAGCCCGTCGAGGAGATCGTCACGCGCTTCTCGACGGCGGCGATGAGCCTCGGGAGCCTCTCCCCCGAAGCTCACGAGAACAACTCGATCGCGATGAACCGCATCGGCGGGAAGTCGAACTCCGGCGAGGGCGGCGAGCCCCCGGAGCGATTCGGCACCGACAAGGAGTGTAACGTCAAGCAGGTCGCCTCCGGGCGCTTCGGCGTCACCTCGGAGTATCTATCGAGCGCCGACGAGCTCCAGATCAAGATGGCCCAAGGGTCCAAACCCGGTGAAGGAGGGAATCTGCCGGGCGAGAAGGTCAACGAGATGATCGCGGACGTCCGGTACGCCACGCCGGGCGTCGGGCTGATCAGCCCGCCGCCGCTGCACGACATCTACTCGATCGAGGACCTCAAACAGCTGATCCACGACCTCAAAGCGGCGAACGAGGAGGCCGACATCAACGTCAAGCTCGTCAGCGAGGCCGGCATCGGCACCATCGCGGCGGGGGTCGCGAAGGCCAACGCCGACGTGGTCCACATCTCGGGCCACTCGGGCGGGACCGGCGCCTCGCCACGGACCTCGATCAAGCACGCGGGCCTGCCGTGGGAGCTCGGCCTCGCGGAGGCCAACCAGATGCTCCACGCGACCGGGCTTCGCTCGCGGATCCGCGTCTCGGCCGACGGCGGGATGAAAACGGGGAGGGACGTCGCAGTCGCCGCGCTGTTGGGCGCCGAGGAGTACATCTTCGGGACCGCCTCGCTGGTGACCTCGGGCTGCGTGATGGCCCGCCAGTGTCACAACAACACCTGCCCCGTCGGCGTCGCGACCCAGGCGATGAAGCTGCGCGAGCGCTTCCCCGGCCAGCCCGACCACGTGATCAACTACATGACGTTCATCGCCCAGGAGCTCCGGGAGATCATGGCGGAACTGGGCTTCGAGACCGTCGAGGAGATGGTCGGGAAGGTCGAGCACCTCACACAGCGCGAGGACGTCAGCCAGCCCAAGGCGCGCAAGCTCGACCTCTCGACCGTGCTCGCAGAGCCCGCGGGCGACGAGTACACGAAGACGAGGGAGCAGACCCACGAGATCGACGAGCAGCTCGACCACGAGCTGATCGACGCGGCCGAGCCCGCGCTCGCCGATCGGGAGCCCGTCGCGATCGACACCGCCATCTCGAACGTCGACCGGGCGGTCGGCGCGATGCTCTCGAACCGCGTTTCGAAGAGCTACGGCGGCGAGGGGCTGGCCGACGACACCATCTCGGTCGGCCTCTCGGGCACCGCGGGCCAGAGCTTCGGGGCCTTCCTCGCGTCGGGGATCTCGATGCATCTCACCGGCACCGCCAACGACTACGTCGGCAAGGGGCTCTCGGGCGGGAAGATCGTCGTCGACACCCCCGAGAACGCCAGCTATGCGGCCGCGGAGAACATCGCGGTCGGCAACGTCGCGCTCTACGGCGCGACGGACGGCGAGCTCTACGTCAACGGCCAGGCCGGCGAGCGCTTCGGGGTACGGAACTCTGGAGTCAAGGCCGTCGTCGAGGGCGTCGGCGACCACGGTTGTGAGTACATGACCGGCGGCGTCGTCGCCGTGCTGGGCGAGACGGGCAAGAACTTCGCCGCGGGGATGAGCGGCGGGGTCGCCTACGTGCTCGATGAACCCGGCAACTTCGAGGAGCGCACCAACACCGGCATGGTGACGCTCTCGCGCGACCTCGGCGAGCGCGACGAGCGTATGCTCCGGCGACTGGTCGAGAACCACGCCGCCTACACCGACAGCGAGCGCGCGAACGAGATCCTCGAGGAGTGGGACGAGTACGTCGGGCGGTTCGTGAAGGTCATGCCCGACGCCTACAGCGAGGTCCTCGAGCAGGGCGCCGAGGACGTCCGGGACTCCCCGCCGGCCCGTCCCGAGTCGACCGACCCCACCGCCGCCGGCGGCGTCAGCGCCGACTGA
- a CDS encoding DMT family transporter produces the protein MEFENISKFREVGLFVVVALVWGASFPAINIGLESLPPILFAALRYDVAAVLVFAFVAIKGLAWRPSTIDDWILIGLGGLLLIGAHFAFLFTGQQYVTGGVASIVLSISPIVTPVFALAVLPNERLGVTGVLGLAFGLLGVGIIAQPSPEALAGGQLYGIVLLMLSAASFALGAVLTARMRTTLSLVSLQAWMMAAGAVFLHVTSALHPGESLSAASWTPEALAAIAFLAVFASAIGYLAYFDLQERVGPIETSLVNYASPVVATAAGWALLGEPVTEATITGFAVIAFGFWLCKWSTFTWKLTGLADRVRFRRAFRSPDRVVVGSNVYYRD, from the coding sequence ATGGAGTTCGAAAATATATCTAAATTCAGAGAAGTAGGGTTGTTCGTGGTCGTCGCGCTGGTCTGGGGTGCGTCCTTTCCTGCGATAAACATCGGGCTCGAATCGCTGCCGCCGATCCTCTTCGCGGCGCTGCGCTACGATGTCGCGGCCGTGTTGGTGTTCGCGTTCGTCGCGATCAAGGGGTTGGCCTGGCGGCCGAGCACGATCGACGACTGGATACTGATCGGTCTCGGCGGGCTGTTGTTGATCGGGGCGCACTTCGCCTTCCTCTTCACCGGCCAGCAGTACGTCACCGGGGGGGTCGCGTCGATCGTCCTGAGCATCTCGCCGATCGTCACGCCGGTGTTCGCGCTCGCGGTCCTGCCGAACGAGCGGCTGGGCGTGACCGGCGTTCTGGGGCTTGCCTTCGGCCTGCTCGGGGTCGGGATCATCGCCCAGCCGAGCCCCGAGGCGCTGGCAGGCGGCCAGCTCTACGGGATCGTGCTGCTCATGCTGAGCGCGGCGAGCTTCGCGCTCGGGGCGGTGTTGACCGCACGGATGCGCACGACCCTCTCGCTGGTCTCGCTGCAGGCGTGGATGATGGCCGCCGGCGCGGTCTTCCTGCACGTCACGAGCGCGCTGCACCCCGGCGAGTCGCTCTCGGCGGCCAGCTGGACTCCCGAGGCGCTGGCGGCGATCGCGTTCCTCGCGGTGTTCGCGAGCGCGATCGGCTACCTCGCGTACTTCGACCTCCAGGAGCGCGTCGGCCCGATCGAGACCAGCCTCGTCAACTACGCGAGCCCCGTCGTCGCGACCGCGGCCGGCTGGGCGCTGCTGGGCGAGCCCGTCACCGAAGCCACCATCACGGGCTTCGCGGTGATCGCCTTCGGCTTCTGGCTCTGCAAGTGGTCGACGTTCACCTGGAAGCTCACCGGGCTCGCGGACCGCGTTCGCTTCCGGCGGGCGTTCCGCTCGCCCGACCGCGTGGTCGTCGGCAGCAACGTCTACTACCGCGACTGA
- a CDS encoding NAD-dependent epimerase/dehydratase family protein — protein MDTALVIGGTRFIGRHAVKELLDHDYEVTTFNRGTHANPFADVEGVDRVEGDRTDETALEAAAVSVDPDLVIDCVAYHPEEVRTATELFADSRYVYVSSGSSYGAEHVPKREDGTPLEPCSPEQASDDSAETYGARKAEGDRAVFEAAERGVEAMALRPCIVYGPHDYTERLDYWIDRVLNHDRVVVPGDGQHLWHRAYVGDVASALRIIGEKGTAGEAYNVGDRRLLTIRETLETIADAAGTEVEVVAAGERELAAGGLSPTGFPLYRDYPHVLSTAKLADLGWESTGVKEAMVRTVEEHRESDRDGAEHDPGRDAEKRVLGVLDTL, from the coding sequence ATGGACACGGCGCTCGTCATCGGCGGGACGCGATTCATCGGCCGCCACGCGGTCAAGGAGCTGCTCGATCACGACTACGAGGTCACGACCTTCAACCGCGGCACCCACGCGAACCCCTTCGCCGACGTGGAGGGCGTCGATCGGGTCGAGGGCGACCGCACGGACGAGACCGCGCTGGAGGCGGCGGCCGTCTCGGTCGACCCCGACCTCGTGATCGACTGCGTGGCCTACCACCCCGAAGAGGTCCGGACCGCCACCGAACTCTTCGCCGACTCGCGGTACGTCTACGTCTCGAGCGGCTCCTCGTATGGCGCGGAACACGTCCCGAAACGCGAGGACGGGACTCCCTTGGAGCCCTGCAGCCCCGAGCAGGCGAGCGACGACTCGGCCGAAACGTACGGCGCGCGGAAGGCAGAGGGCGACCGCGCGGTCTTCGAGGCCGCGGAACGGGGCGTCGAGGCGATGGCGCTCCGGCCCTGCATCGTCTACGGCCCCCACGACTACACCGAGCGCCTCGACTACTGGATCGACCGGGTGCTGAACCACGACCGGGTCGTCGTCCCCGGCGACGGCCAGCACCTCTGGCACCGCGCGTACGTCGGGGACGTCGCGAGCGCGCTGCGTATCATCGGCGAGAAGGGGACCGCGGGCGAGGCCTACAACGTCGGCGACCGGCGGCTGCTCACGATCAGGGAGACCCTCGAAACGATCGCCGACGCCGCGGGAACGGAGGTCGAGGTCGTCGCAGCGGGCGAGCGCGAGCTCGCCGCGGGCGGGCTCTCCCCGACGGGGTTCCCGCTCTATCGCGACTACCCACACGTCCTCTCGACGGCGAAGCTCGCCGATCTGGGCTGGGAGTCGACGGGGGTGAAGGAAGCGATGGTCCGTACGGTCGAGGAACATCGGGAAAGCGACCGCGATGGGGCCGAGCACGACCCCGGCCGCGATGCCGAAAAGCGGGTGCTCGGCGTGCTCGATACGCTCTAG
- a CDS encoding DUF2267 domain-containing protein, producing the protein MDESEFYDRVESRAEFGSEDEVLSITHATLRTLSERISEGQARDMADGQPRPIAESLTHHHGNPAEFSREEFAARIAVDDDVDADLEERDERILAVLGTLADAVGEEFSDMRNQLPGEFEELFVEAETEREIEN; encoded by the coding sequence ATGGACGAATCCGAGTTCTACGACCGCGTCGAGTCGCGAGCCGAGTTCGGAAGCGAGGACGAGGTGCTCTCGATCACCCACGCCACCCTCCGGACGCTCAGCGAGCGCATCAGCGAGGGCCAGGCCCGCGACATGGCCGACGGCCAGCCCCGACCGATCGCCGAGAGCCTGACCCATCACCACGGTAACCCCGCCGAGTTCTCCCGCGAGGAGTTCGCCGCGCGGATCGCCGTCGACGACGACGTCGACGCCGACCTCGAGGAGCGCGACGAGCGGATCCTGGCCGTCCTCGGCACGCTCGCGGACGCCGTCGGCGAGGAGTTCTCGGACATGCGCAACCAGCTCCCGGGCGAGTTCGAGGAGCTGTTCGTCGAGGCCGAGACCGAGCGCGAGATCGAGAACTAG
- a CDS encoding NAD(P)-dependent glycerol-1-phosphate dehydrogenase: protein MFEKSSWIRLPRNVLIGHGVLDRAVEAIDELHLTGRPLIVTSPTPREIAAGRVIDQFGDRGVEPAVVVVEEASFEAVQGVIEAARSEEAGYLIGIGGGKAIDIAKMASDEIGSGFVSIPTAASHDGIVSGRGSVPEGDTRHSVAADPPVAVIADTAVLANAPWELTTAGCADIISNYTAVKDWRLANRLQNVEYSEYSAALSEMTAEMLVGNADSIKRGLEESSWIVAKALVSSGVAMSIAGSSRPASGAEHLFSHQLDRIAPGRALHGHQVGVGSIMVEYLHSGENGRWSAIRDALASIEAPTTADELGLNEEEVLDALTSAHEIRDRYTILGNGMNDRAAREAATVTGVI from the coding sequence ATGTTCGAGAAATCCAGCTGGATCCGCCTCCCGCGGAACGTACTGATCGGCCATGGCGTGCTCGATCGGGCCGTCGAGGCGATCGACGAGCTCCACCTGACGGGCCGCCCGCTGATCGTCACCAGCCCGACCCCTCGGGAGATCGCCGCCGGCCGCGTGATCGACCAGTTCGGGGATCGCGGGGTCGAGCCGGCGGTGGTCGTCGTCGAGGAGGCGAGCTTCGAGGCCGTCCAGGGGGTGATCGAGGCCGCCCGGAGCGAGGAGGCGGGCTACCTCATCGGGATCGGGGGCGGGAAGGCCATCGACATCGCGAAGATGGCGAGCGACGAGATCGGCTCGGGCTTCGTCTCGATACCTACTGCAGCGAGCCACGACGGGATCGTCTCCGGTCGGGGCTCCGTACCGGAGGGCGACACCCGCCACTCGGTGGCGGCCGACCCCCCGGTTGCCGTCATCGCCGACACGGCCGTGCTCGCGAACGCGCCCTGGGAGCTGACGACGGCGGGCTGTGCGGACATCATCTCGAACTACACCGCCGTGAAGGACTGGCGGCTCGCGAACCGCCTGCAGAACGTCGAGTACTCCGAGTACTCGGCGGCGCTCTCGGAGATGACCGCCGAGATGCTCGTGGGCAACGCCGACTCGATCAAGCGAGGGCTCGAGGAGTCCTCGTGGATCGTCGCGAAGGCGCTGGTCTCCTCGGGGGTCGCGATGTCGATCGCGGGCTCCTCGCGCCCGGCTTCGGGCGCCGAGCACCTCTTCAGCCACCAGCTCGACCGGATCGCACCCGGGAGAGCGCTCCACGGCCACCAGGTCGGCGTCGGCTCGATCATGGTCGAGTACCTCCACAGCGGCGAGAACGGCCGCTGGAGCGCGATCCGCGACGCGCTCGCGAGCATCGAGGCGCCGACGACGGCCGACGAGCTCGGACTCAACGAGGAGGAGGTGCTCGACGCGCTGACGAGCGCCCACGAGATCCGCGATCGCTACACCATTCTGGGCAACGGGATGAACGATCGGGCGGCCCGCGAGGCCGCGACCGTCACCGGCGTGATCTGA
- a CDS encoding YihY/virulence factor BrkB family protein has product MELREWIRALKTSVAVGRKQQVTVTAAGLGYYAFNSLIPLLLLLAIGVSIAYDPETTANAIESATGLHAAEIEPVIEEVTDDGGGRTRAGLIAAGIFAYSTATMFQAVNMAFSEVYGTRKRRSGLRKVTDSLLIFAIVIVSLSLLGGVGVALVLVVDSVAVSVLSVPLLFGAFFLAFLPMYYRFPGRSVTLGEAMPGAAFSAVAWTLSALFFRVYAATSDSVALYGVAGAVLLVLTWLYLGGLILLFGAILNAVLAGRVDADDGWLPTEEAETEANGEKGKSAG; this is encoded by the coding sequence ATGGAGCTACGCGAATGGATCCGGGCGCTGAAGACGTCGGTCGCGGTCGGTCGCAAACAGCAGGTGACCGTGACGGCCGCCGGCCTGGGCTACTACGCGTTCAACTCGCTGATCCCCCTTCTCCTCCTGCTCGCGATCGGGGTCTCGATCGCCTACGACCCCGAGACCACCGCGAACGCCATCGAGTCGGCCACCGGGCTCCACGCCGCCGAGATCGAGCCGGTGATCGAGGAGGTCACCGACGACGGCGGCGGGCGCACCCGCGCAGGGCTGATCGCCGCCGGCATCTTCGCCTACAGCACCGCGACCATGTTCCAGGCGGTGAACATGGCCTTCAGCGAGGTCTACGGCACCCGGAAACGGCGATCCGGCCTCCGGAAGGTGACCGACTCGCTGCTGATCTTCGCCATCGTGATCGTCTCGCTTTCCCTGCTCGGGGGCGTCGGGGTCGCGCTCGTCCTGGTCGTCGACAGCGTCGCCGTCTCCGTCCTCAGCGTACCCCTACTGTTCGGCGCGTTCTTCCTCGCCTTCCTCCCGATGTACTACCGCTTCCCCGGCCGGTCGGTCACGCTCGGCGAGGCGATGCCCGGCGCGGCGTTCTCGGCGGTCGCCTGGACCCTCTCGGCGCTCTTTTTCCGGGTCTACGCCGCGACCTCCGACAGCGTCGCGCTCTACGGCGTCGCCGGCGCGGTTCTCCTCGTTCTCACCTGGCTCTATCTCGGCGGGCTGATCCTGCTGTTCGGCGCGATCCTCAACGCCGTTCTGGCGGGACGGGTCGACGCCGACGACGGCTGGCTCCCCACCGAGGAGGCCGAGACCGAGGCGAACGGGGAGAAGGGCAAAAGCGCGGGCTAA